A window of the Candida orthopsilosis Co 90-125, chromosome 1 draft sequence genome harbors these coding sequences:
- a CDS encoding Fgr16 protein (protein lacking an homolog in S.) has protein sequence MTTNESSVYYKKQAKYHDKRNILNKSYLVEPIIRHRIHDSIFYKEHLYLTNESTILPIITQHVHYISGVDSVGRPSPFLQCLLRLLELEPSKEIINVYLDQLSYSEFKYLTALALLYVRLVFPSEEVYNIFDQHAQDYRKLRVKLKTPQFDAMQRPIHYKLGYMDEFIDGLLTQERVVDLILPRLIPRLSLVERGLVAPRQYFIGDEMQKGVTNVSQNQDKTIHSDGESSYQSDSD, from the coding sequence atGACTACAAATGAATCATCCGTGTATTACAAAAAGCAAGCCAAATATCATGACAAAAGAAACATTCTCAACAAGTCCTACTTAGTGGAGCCAATAATACGACACCGAATTCATGATTCCATATTTTACAAGGAGCACCTCTATTTGACGAATGAATCCACGATACTACCAATCATAACCCAGCACGTACATTACATTTCGGGCGTTGATTCAGTAGGTAGACCAAGTCCGTTTTTACAGTGTCTTTTGCGATTGCTAGAGTTGGAGccatcaaaagaaatcatcaacGTCTACCTTGATCAATTGTCGTACAGTGAATTCAAATACTTGACAGCATTGGCATTGTTGTATGTACGATTGGTGTTCCCAAGTGAAGAAGTTTACAACATCTTCGACCAGCATGCTCAAGATTATCGCAAATTGAGAGTCAAGTTGAAAACTCCTCAATTCGATGCAATGCAACGACCAATACATTACAAACTTGGATACATGGATGAATTCATAGACGGTTTGCTAACGCAGGAAAGAGTTGTAGATCTTATATTGCCACGACTTATCCCCAGGTTGAGCTTGGTGGAACGCGGGTTAGTTGCACCTCGGCAATACTTTATTGGAGATGAAATGCAGAAGGGTGTAACTAATGTACTGCAAAATCAAGACAAAACTATACATAGCGATGGTGAAAGTTCATATCAAAGTGATAGTGACTAA
- a CDS encoding Adi1 protein (S. cerevisiae homolog ADI1 has oxidoreductase activity, acting on single donors with incorporation of molecular oxygen, incorporation of two atoms of oxygen and has role in L-methionine salvage from methylthioadenosine) → MVQLYYHDNQDTEENFTDDHNSGVPVSVEELAELGVIYRHVTSQEELDALATEREYKNRDKVHLNLETFKNDVDAYNAKMKQFYTEHYHEDEEIRYIVDGEGFFDVRNKGDKWIRAKLSKNDLLILPEGIYHRFTLTNAREVTAIRLFKDEPKWEAINRVH, encoded by the coding sequence ATGGTTCAACTATATTACCACGATAATCAAGATACTGAAGAAAATTTTACTGACGATCACAACTCAGGTGTTCCCGTATCAGTTGAAGAGTTGGCAGAATTAGGGGTCATTTACAGGCATGTAACAAGTCAGGAAGAACTTGATGCATTGGCCACAGAACGAGAATATAAAAATAGGGACAAGGTTCATTTaaatttggaaactttCAAGAATGATGTCGATGCTTATAATGCCAAAATGAAGCAATTTTATACTGAACATTATcatgaagatgaagaaattagatatattgttgatggtgaaggGTTTTTTGACGTGAGAAACAAAGGCGATAAATGGATCAGAGCAAAGTTATCAAAGAATGATTTATTAATTTTACCTGAAGGCATTTACCATCGGTTTACTTTGACTAATGCTAGAGAAGTTACTGCCATTCGTTTATTTAAAGATGAACCAAAGTGGGAAGCTATCAATAGAgttcattga
- a CDS encoding Pfs2 protein (S. cerevisiae homolog PFS2 has role mRNA polyadenylation, mRNA cleavage and localizes to mRNA cleavage and polyadenylation specificity factor complex), whose amino-acid sequence MSYNSYQNHQQGGRIHKQPYHQRESGSNFSQNIDHQLASQDKKQAFRRTVDHGNNMTRWFIEKSMGLNTRHQQPIGVVRPESSYLIDLLPSMAYSSSFNLDRRNNKNNLGTFDLATKLVHLSSNKVKHSINTVKWTPEGRRLLVASHSGEFTLWNGMTFNFETIMQAHESPILTMQYSNNDEWLLSGDQNGTVKYWQPNFNNVNNIAAHSNGVRDIAFSPNDSKFLTCGDDSMLKIWNFSNGQEERTLTGHNWEVKSADWHPDLGLIVSGSKDNLVKLWDPRASQCIATLHGFKHTVNTTRFQPCGTKRLLASVSRDRSCRIFDLTTMKDMLVIRDSETDLSCCAWHPLHASMLTTAAFNGSINHYLLNSYIPDSNESIPKKVNTNITNETGSIEAVHRIPYAHEKAIHALEFHPMGHLLCSAGSDKTARFWSRARPNDPMAWKDAVYTDDKVGAWYYTLNNNVNAVMEDA is encoded by the coding sequence ATGTCATACAATTCCTATCAGAACCACCAACAGGGTGGAAGGATACATAAGCAACCGTATCACCAACGAGAATCGGGACTGAATTTTCTGCAGAACATCGACCATCAACTTGCCAGTCAAGATAAGAAACAAGCTTTTCGAAGAACAGTTGATCATGGAAACAACATGACCCGTTggtttattgaaaaatctaTGGGCTTAAATACCCGTCACCAACAACCTATTGGTGTGGTTCGACCGGAAAGTTCATatttaattgatttacTCCCGTCAATGGCATACTCatcaagtttcaatttggacAGAAGAAATAACAAGAACAATCTCGGGACATTTGACTTGGCAACTAAGTTGGTACATTTAAGTTCAAATAAAGTCAAGCATTCAATAAATACCGTGAAATGGACTCCCGAAGGGCGAAGGCTATTAGTAGCATCCCACTCGGGTGAATTCACATTATGGAATGGAATGaccttcaattttgaaaccattATGCAAGCCCATGAAAGTCCTATTCTAACAATGcaatattcaaataatgACGAATGGTTACTAAGTGGAGATCAAAATGGTACTGTTAAATACTGGCAgcccaatttcaacaatgtgAACAATATAGCGGCACACTCAAATGGAGTACGTGATATTGCCTTTTCTCCAAATGACTCCAAGTTCCTTACTTGTGGTGATGACTCAATGTtaaagatttggaattttaGCAATGGACAAGAGGAACGAACCTTGACTGGACACAACTGGGAAGTGAAAAGTGCTGATTGGCACCCAGATTTGGGGCTTATCGTCAGTGGATCAAAGGACAATCTAGTCAAATTGTGGGATCCTCGAGCTTCTCAATGCATTGCCACACTACATGGGTTTAAACACACGGTGAACACAACGAGGTTCCAACCATGTGGGACAAAGAGATTATTAGCTTCAGTGTCGCGTGACCGTTCTTGTCGTATATTTGATTTGACAACAATGAAGGATATGTTGGTAATTCGTGATTCAGAAACTGATCTTTCATGTTGCGCTTGGCATCCACTTCACGCATCAATGTTGACTACAGCTGCATTCAATGGGTCCATCAACCACTACTTGCTCAACTCCTACATTCCAGACTCCAATGAATCAATACCAAAAAAAGTCAATACCAATATAACCAATGAGACAGGATCCATCGAGGCGGTACACCGTATACCATACGCACATGAGAAAGCAATTCACGCTTTGGAGTTTCACCCTATGGGACATCTTCTTTGTTCAGCTGGATCAGACAAAACTGCTAGATTCTGGTCGCGCGCAAGGCCCAATGACCCCATGGCTTGGAAAGATGCTGTTTACACTGATGATAAGGTGGGAGCATGGTACTACACATTGAACAATAATGTAAATGCAGTAATGGAAGATGCGTGA
- a CDS encoding Gim4 protein (S. cerevisiae homolog GIM4 has binding, has role in tubulin complex assembly and to prefoldin complex), producing MSSTSTAADEKKSQILQQEYNRYQELIQELETQSSTLASQLQEHIIVDRSLTAIAPEKRQGRKCFKMIGGVLVEKSIDEVIKILADEVKELTKQKETVDEELKNNRTTLEKWISLNKIKVVKG from the coding sequence ATgtcttcaacatcaactgCTGcagatgaaaagaaatctCAGATCTTACAACAAGAGTACAACAGGTACCAGGAGCTAAtacaagaattggaaactCAATCGTCGACACTTGCATCACAACTTCAAGAGCACATTATTGTTGATCGCAGTCTCACGGCAATAGCGCCGGAAAAGAGACAAGGTCGCAAATGTTTTAAAATGATTGGTGGTGTTttagttgaaaaatcaattgatgagGTGATCAAGATCTTGGCAGATGAGGTTAAAGAGTTGACTAAGCAAAAGGAaactgttgatgaagagttaaaaaacaatagaacTACTCTAGAAAAGTGGATCTCGTTAAACAAGATCAAAGTTGTTAAAGGATAA
- a CDS encoding Nas2 protein (S. cerevisiae homolog NAS2 has role proteasome regulatory particle assembly and localizes to nucleus, cytosol), with the protein MTVDDHDVAGFQGLMKSLNLDSDQFQEYDQSKFSSYDFEQLSNLKLEIESQLRILFNLLQQKYGASMETNLVTADGFPRSDIDVVTIRLIRVQIIRLKNDYKELLKVLDSKMEEEFAKRKTELGDDQAQTEPRSNQQKPNIPFAQVKEVIAGGPAESAGLKERDLIVIFDNDIHALNHNKLSKLVERVRAKPGEKLQLTVKRNEETLNLILNTSVKWDGKGIGCRIVPV; encoded by the coding sequence ATGACAGTTGACGACCATGACGTTGCCGGGTTCCAAggattgatgaaatcattaAACTTGGACTCTGaccaatttcaagaatACGACCAGTCCAAATTCTCCTCATATGATTTCGAACAACttctgaatttgaaacttgaaATCGAATCTCAATTGAGgatacttttcaatttactACAGCAGAAATATGGGGCTAGCATGGAAACGAACTTAGTCACTGCCGACGGATTTCCGAGAAGTGATATTGATGTAGTCACGATACGATTGATTCGAGTGCAAATCATTCGGTTAAAAAATGATTATAAAGAATTGTTAAAAGTACTagattcaaaaatggaGGAGGAGTTTGCAAAAAGGAAGACAGAATTGGGAGATGATCAAGCGCAGACTGAACCAAGACTGAATCAGCAAAAACCAAATATTCCTTTTGCACAGGTAAAGGAAGTCATTGCTGGCGGTCCTGCTGAATCTGCAGGTTTAAAAGAACGTGACTTGATTGTTATCTTTGATAATGACATTCATGCATTAAACCATAATAAGCTATctaaattggttgaaagaGTGAGAGCTAAACCTGGTGAGAAGTTACAATTGACTGTTAAGCGCAATGAAGAGACATTGAATCTAATTCTTAATACCAGTGTAAAGTGGGATGGTAAAGGTATTGGGTGTCGTATAGTGCCCGTGTAA